The sequence ATCTGCTGCCCACCCGCGGTGAACGTCGGGTCGAAGTGGACCTCGTGCGCGCCGAGAGCCCGGCACGCCGCGACATCTTCCTCGATCTGGGCGAGCGTCCCGGTGAAGATCGCCCCATCCGTCGCGCGCGGCTTGTCGTGGATCTCGATGTTGGCGCGCACGACGAGCTGGAGCCTGGACGGGTCCCGGCCGGCGTCCCGCGCTGTCTGCTTGACGCTGTCGAACATCTGCTTCATCCCGGCCACGGGGATCGCCACGGGATTCCACCCGTCGGCCAGCCGCCCGATCCGGTTGAGCGCGCCGGCGGCGAAGGCGGCCAGATAGATCGGCGGATGCGGCTTCTGCGCGGGCTTCGGGCCGATGTGTGACCTCGGCAGCGTGTAGTACTGGCCCCGGAACTCGGTCGGGTCCGTCGTCCAGATGGTCTTGACCACCGCCAGGAACTCATCGGCTTTCGCGCCACGGTTCTTCATCTCGGCGCCCATGGCGTCGTGCTCGTCCTTCGACCAGCCCAGGCCGAGCCCCAGTCGCACCCGGCCCCCGGACAGCACGTCCAGCGTGGACACTCGCCGGGCCAGCATCACCGGGTTGTAGTACGGGATGTCCAGCACGCTGGTGCCCAGCCCGATCCGCCGGGTGTGGGCCGCCACGAACGTCAGGGCTTCGAGCGGGTCGAGGACATGCTTGTACTCGGCAGGGAGCGAGCCGTCGGGCGTCACCGGATACGGCGTCTGGGGCTTCAGAGGCCAGAGAAGCCGCTCGACTGCCCACAGAGTGTCATAGCCGAGCGCTTCGGCCCGCTGCGCGATCCTGACCAGGTTCTCCGCCGTCCCGATCGGTCCGATGTTTCCTAGCGCGAATCCTGCTCGCATGCGAACCTCCTGAACCTTCAGGATGCCTATCACCAGGCGGGGGATTCCGGCCGCGCCTCGGCGAGTGATGCCCCAGCGTTCGGCGGTAGGTCGGCCTCCCGGTCAGCAGACTGTTGATCGCGCCTACCCGGGGCATTCAGGGCCGGGTGCCGACCGCGCAGTGGTGCGGGACCGCCAGCACGAAGCTCCCCTGCGCGCGCGCCTGCGCCATGGCCGCGTGCCACTCCTGCGCCTCGCCCGGGGTGAGCACGCCCAGCGCGCGGCTCTGGTAGTACTGCACGAGCAGGTGCCCGGGGTCGTCGTACACCGCGAGCTGCGGCAGGGTGCGCACGTCGGTCAGGCCCGCCGCCTTGAAGCGCCGATACAGGCTGGCGTCCGCGCAGCCGCCCTCGGTGACGCCGGTGCCCATGGCCTTCGCCACCCGCGCGCGCAGCTCCTCCGGCAGGGCCAGCGAGAACTGGATGGGCCAGTCCTCGCCCCGCACGATGGCCGCCACGCGGCCGCCCGGCCGGGTGATGCGCACCAGCTCGGCCAGCATCGGGTCGGCGTCGCCCTCCTCCAGGACGGTGAGCGAGAGCGTCACGTCGAACCCGCCGTCGGGCAAGGGCAGCGCCAGCCCGTTGCCCTCCTGGAAGGTGATGACGCCCTGCAAGCCCGCCGCGCGCGCCAGCGCCTGGGCCTCCTGCAGCAGGTAGCGATTGACATCGACGGCCGTGATCGAGTTCGCGCCCGCGGTGTGCCCGGCCAGCCACCGCGTGAGCACGCCGGTGCCGCAGCCGATCTCGACCACGCGCTCGCCCGGGCGCAGCCCGATCTCTTGCACGAGGTTGCGCACCATGCGCGAGTAGCCCGGCGCCTGGCCCCGGCCTTCGAGCAGCGGCACCATGCCCAGATGCGGGCCGGCCAGCACGATCGTGCAGCAGTCCTTGCCGAGCTGCGCCAGCAGCGGCTCCCACTGCGAGGGCGACAACCCCAGCGGCAGTAGCACCAGCGGCGGCCCGCTGCCCTGCACGCGATAGGCGAGCCCGGCCACCTCGCCGGCGCCCGGCGTGAGCGGCCCCGCTCCAGCGGGGTGCTTGCCCTCCATGCGCCGCACGAAATCGAGCAGCGCCGGGACCATCTCCCCGCCCCGCTCGGCGCACACATCGGACCAGACGAGCCCGGCATAGCCGGCCAGGGTCACCAGCGCCACCTCGGGCATGCGCCCCACGGCGGCTCGCGCCCGCTCGGCGATGGGCCCCTGGTCCCCGTGGATCACCTGTGCCCGTGAGGCCACGGCCGCCAGGGCCGGATCGATCCCTATCGGGCACACCAGGCTCAGGGAGGCGATCCGGTCGGCATGGGCCGTGGCCAGCCCGCGCCAGTCCCCCGGCACGGCGGCCGCCAGGTGCGCCCGCGCGAGGCCGAAGTGCTGCAAGAGCTGGAGGAGACGGTCCACGAGAGGCAGCGGAGCCGCTTCATCGCGCCGTCTGGTCAAAGTGGGCCGCCCTCGACCACCGTACGGGCGATCTCGAGAAACTCTTCGACCGGCTCGAGCCGGTCGAGCGCCTCGACCACGCGGGCCATGTCCAGGGCCACGTACTCGTGAACCAGCACGTTCCGGAAGCCGGGCAGCCGCTCGAGCTCGCGCACGAGGTGTGGCGGGAACCGGGAGTCGGCCGCCAGGCTGCGGACGGCGCCCGCGTAGTCTTCGAAGCGCTCGCCCCGGCGGGCCGCCAGCTCCCCGGAGACATCGATGACGAGCTGGCAGACGGTCAGCAATGAGAAGAGCACGTCGTTGTGCAGGGACAGGTCGCGCCGCAGAGTTTCGGGACCGGCGACGCGGGGCCGCAGGGCCCGAAGGTGATCGAGGTGTCGCTTCGGCTCCGCCAGCCGCTCGGCGAGTGGGCTCACCGCCGGAGCGCGTCGAGCTTGATCCGCGCCATGCGCTCAAGCCAGGGCTGGAGGTCGGCGGCGCGAAGCTGGACGTCGCGGACGTAGACGTGGTCGGCTTCGAGGTCGGTGCAAAGCAGGCGCCGGCCCGTCGTGACGACGTGCCGGCCCAGGAGCGGCGGTGCATCGTTGAGCACGACCAGATCGATATCATTACGCCCCAGAGCCGTGGAGAGGTCGGCGATGAGCCGCAGGCGTGCCTCGAAGCGCTCCCGGGAGGTTGGAAAGGCGTCCCAGCGCAGGAGCACGGCGACGTCCACGTCGCTTTCCCGGTGGGCCCGGCCCGCCGCCCGGCTGCCGAACAGGTACACGGACACGACACCCGCAGGTGGCCGCGCGGCCAGATGGGCCGCCAGGGCGGCGCCGACGTCGCGTTGGGACCCGAGCTGCTCGTTCACGCCGTCTACGCTAACACACCCAGCGCGAGCTTCGAGCTCAGGCTAGTGCGAGGCAGCTCCTACCACTTCACGGGCAGCTCCAGTCCTCGCCGTGCACGATGGTTTGCCGCCGGGCCTGTCGACTGCCGACAACGAGGCCGGCTGGCGGGAGGCGCTCGCGAGACTCGCGGCGCTCGTCGAGGCAGGCTAGCCGGCCCTGGACACTGTCGCACCGACCCGAGCCGGGCGCCGCGGGTGGATCGGGCCTCGCCGTGATCGCGCTGCCCTCACCGTCCTGAACCTGGCGGTGCCGCGGCACGTCCAATTCGCCAACAGGCAAGCCCAATGATGGGCCGGTGCGGGCTGCGGACTTGCGCTAGCGACGATCGAACGGGGACTGAGGCTCGTAGTCGTAGCGAATCAACCGCCATCGACCGTCTCGTCGCGCGAACATCCAGAAATCACGGTAGTAATGGTCTCGCCCCCAGCCGTGGAACTTCTGGTTGATCTCGACCAGTGCCGAGCCATTCACGATGTAGATCCGGTGAATCCAGTCCTCGAAGCGCACGTGGCCGAGGGCGGGGTCAGCGAACGCTCCCAGCGCCTCGCCGCGGATGCCCGCAACCCCGATCATCGTCGTTGGGTCGTTCCACGCCCGCTGTACCGCATCCGGGGCGTACGCCGACAGGATCAGATCGACATCCTTGCGCTCCCAGCCAGCGGCGACCGTTCCGATCAGCCGGACGATCTCGGCCTCGTCGCGAGTCCGGGGCACATAGTCCTTGAGCGGAACACCGGCCCCATGATCGGCCGAAGCCGTCCCCCATCCCAGCAGAGGGCTTAACACGAGCATCGCGAGGATCGCGGCAGCCGCAACGCGAGCGTCGCGCATGGAAGGAATGTTAGCGCCGCACGTTCTCGCTCTCGCGGACACGATTGTCGAGGGTCATTTCCTCAGGCGGCCGGCGAGAGCGCCGCCCGAAGGAAAGCTGGATCGAATATCCGATCCGCCATCACCTGACAGCGCTTCATCAGCCGGTGCTCCTCCGGCCCGTAGTCCGCGACCGCGTTGTGCAGCGTGCCGATGTGGTCCCACACCAGCACGTCGTCCTCCGTCCAGTGGTGTGTCCACTGGTACTTCGGCTGGAGCTGGTGGTCGAAGAGCAAAGCCAGCATACGCTCACTCTCGGCCTCGTCGAGCTCGTTGATGCGGATGGCGTAGCCGGGGTTGCAGTAGAGGACGGTCTTGCCGGTGATCGGGTGGGTCAGGAAGACCGGGTGGACGGACGGGGGCCGCTTCCGGCGCTGCTCCGGCGTCAGCGGATCCCGCAGGCTGCCCGGGCGCCGGCGCATGTTCTCCCAGAACTTGTTGAAGTCGTGCGTCGCCGTCGCCGTCCGCAGCCGCGCCTTGAGCTCCGGGGCCAGGTCCTCGTAGGCCGCCTGGGTGTTGGCGAACATGGTCGCGCCGAGCACCCGGCCGTCGCGGCGCGGCACCTTGACGGCGTAGAGGACGTTCAGGAAGCCGATGGTCTCGTTGTAGGACATGTCGGTGTGCCAGTCCTGGCCGGCGTCGGTGATGCCGATCGGCTCGCCGTTCGCGATGATGTTCGAAAGGATCCCGACCTCGGGCATCCCGGGCTCGTGGTGGCGCCCGCTCAGCGTGGCCTGGATCCGGCCGAACCGCCGGGAGAAGTCCCTGAGCGCGCGCGCCTCGAGCTTCTGCCCGGGGAAGTGCAGCACGCCGTGAGCGCCCAGCAACTTCAAAATAAGCGCGAAGTCCGCGTCGCTCAAGGGCTCGGAGAGGTCCAGGCCCCGGACCGTGGCTCCCAGGATCTGTCCCGTCGGCTCGATCGTCTTCACGTGCCCCCTCCGTACGGCGATGGAATTATACTGCGCGACGAGGACACAGCGGATGCGGCTCTGGTCACGGGCCCTCGAGTATCTCGATCGCGACCTCTGGCAGGCGGACCTGTCGGCGCGCAGCCCGGTCGCGCGGCTCGGCCTGCGTCTGCTGCGCCTCCTGGTGGTCATCGCGCGCGCCGTCCAGGACCGGCAGATCAACCTCCGGGCGATGGCCCTCGTGTACAGCACGCTCCTGTCGGTGGTCCCGTTGCTCGCGGTGAGCTTCTCGGTGCTCAAGGCCTTCGGGGCCCACCAGCTGATCCGGCCGACGCTGGCCGAAGCCCTGGAGCCGCTGGGGCCGCGCGGCGTCGAGATCACCGACCGGATCGTGCAGTTCGTCGACAACATCCAGGTCGGCGTGCTGGGCGCGGTCGGCGTGGCCGGCCTGCTCTACACGGCGCTGATGTTGCTGGACAACATCGAGGACGGCCTGAATCGGATCTGGCGGGCCCGGCGGGGCCGGAGCCTGATTCGCAAGGTCAGCGACTATCTGAGCCTGCTCCTGGTCGGCCCGGTCCTGATCTTTGCGGCGCTCGGCCTGATGACCGCCATGCAGAGCCACTGGCTCGTGCAGCGGCTGTTCGGGGTGAGCGCGCTGCAAGCCGTGGCCATCTTCCTGGCCGGCCAGGTGGCGCCGTTCCTCTTCCTCTGCGTGGCGTTCGCGTTCCTCTACGCGGTGGTCCCCAACACCCGGGTCCGCCCCGCCTCGGCCCTGGTCGGCGGCGCGGTCGCCGCCATTCTCTGGCACCTGGCCGGCCTGGCCTTCACGGCCTTCATCGCCGGCTCCACCCGCTACACGGCGATCTACTCGAGCTTCGCCGTGCTCGTCGTCTTCCTGATCTGGCTCTACGTCAGCTGGCTCATCGTCTTCGTGGGCGCTCAGATCGCCTATTTCTACCAGTATCCGTCGTCCTACCTGGCAGCCCGTCAGCGCCAGGGCCTCACGTTCCGCGAACGGCTGGCCCTGGCCGCTCTCGTGGAGATCACCCGCCGGGCGCTCACCGGGCAACCGCCCGCGCGCGTCGAGGAGATCGCGGTGACGATCGACGCGCCGGTGAAGAGCCTGGAGGACGTGATCGACGACCTGGTGGCGCGCGGCGTGCTGCTCCGCGCGGCCGAGCCCGAAGGCGTGGCCCTGGCCCGGGGGCCGGACGAGGTCACCGCCGCCGACGTCCTGGCCATCGTCGCCGACCCGGAGGAAGCCCCCGCCGACGACGTGGTGCGTCTGCCCGCGGCCGTCGCGGCCGTGCTCGGCGCGCGCGACCGGGCCCTGCACGAGGCGCTGGGCCGGGTCACGCTCCGGACGCTGGCCGGCGAGCCGCCGCGCGAGGCGGCGGTGACCCCGCTGGTGCGCCACCGCGAACGCTGACGGGCGGCCGACGATCGGCGTGACCTCTGGCAGCCAGCTGACGAGCGACAGGCCGCGCGCCTCGTAGAGGGGCGTCGGCGTTGCATCAGCTGGACCACGGCAGGTAGCATAGCCAGGCACATGATCTCCCGACGTACGCTGCTCAAGTCTGTTCCGCTTCTCGCCCTGGCCTCCAAGTCTTTTCCCCTGCCCTTGGCCGCGGCGCCGTCCACAACCAAGTCACACCCCTTTGACTTCGCCTGGCTGAAGGGACAGGCGCGCTGGCGCGCACAAACCTCGTACCGGCAGCTGCCGCAGGTTCTGCCGAACGCCCTGATCGAGATGGACTGGGATCGCTACCAGGCAATCCGGTTTCGTCCCGAGCGCGCGCTCTGGGTCGGACAGGACGTCGCGTTTCAAGTGCGGTTCTTTCATCCGGGCCGCGGCTTCAAGGACCCGATTCGGATGTACGAGGTCGTCAACGCGCAGGCGCGACCCATCCCCTACGACCCGGCGATGTTCGACCTGAGCGAGAGCGGCGTGAACGCGACGGCGTTGCCCAAGGAGCTGGGCTTTGCCGGGTTCCGCGTGCATTTCCACGCCGATTGGGACCTCGACGTCGCCGCCTTCCTCGGCGCGAGCTACTTCCGCGCCGTCGGCGGTGAGAAGCAATACGGCCTGTCCGCCCGCGGGCTCGCCATCGATACCGGGCTCGACCGCCCCGAAGAATTCCCGATCTTCGAGGCGTTCTGGCTGGAGCGCCCCGAAAGAGGGGCGAGCCGGTTGACGGTATACGCCTTGATGGACTCGCCCAGCCTCGCGGGCGCCTATCGCTTCGATATCGTGCCGGGTCAGACGTTGACGATGGACGTGGACGCCGCACTTTATCCGCGTCGGCCGATCGAGCGACTCGGTATCGCGCCGCTGACCAGCATGTTTCTGCATGGTGAGAACGATCGCCGGATCGCCGACGACTGGCGCCCGGAGATCCACGACTCCGACGGTCTGGCGATCTGGACCGGGAGGGGCGAGCGCATCTGGCGGCCGCTCGTCAATCCCGGGGGCGTGCGCGTGAATTCGTACTTCGACGAGGA is a genomic window of Candidatus Methylomirabilota bacterium containing:
- a CDS encoding LLM class F420-dependent oxidoreductase, with amino-acid sequence MRAGFALGNIGPIGTAENLVRIAQRAEALGYDTLWAVERLLWPLKPQTPYPVTPDGSLPAEYKHVLDPLEALTFVAAHTRRIGLGTSVLDIPYYNPVMLARRVSTLDVLSGGRVRLGLGLGWSKDEHDAMGAEMKNRGAKADEFLAVVKTIWTTDPTEFRGQYYTLPRSHIGPKPAQKPHPPIYLAAFAAGALNRIGRLADGWNPVAIPVAGMKQMFDSVKQTARDAGRDPSRLQLVVRANIEIHDKPRATDGAIFTGTLAQIEEDVAACRALGAHEVHFDPTFTAGGQQIDRWLALMEQLRKLV
- a CDS encoding methyltransferase domain-containing protein → MDRLLQLLQHFGLARAHLAAAVPGDWRGLATAHADRIASLSLVCPIGIDPALAAVASRAQVIHGDQGPIAERARAAVGRMPEVALVTLAGYAGLVWSDVCAERGGEMVPALLDFVRRMEGKHPAGAGPLTPGAGEVAGLAYRVQGSGPPLVLLPLGLSPSQWEPLLAQLGKDCCTIVLAGPHLGMVPLLEGRGQAPGYSRMVRNLVQEIGLRPGERVVEIGCGTGVLTRWLAGHTAGANSITAVDVNRYLLQEAQALARAAGLQGVITFQEGNGLALPLPDGGFDVTLSLTVLEEGDADPMLAELVRITRPGGRVAAIVRGEDWPIQFSLALPEELRARVAKAMGTGVTEGGCADASLYRRFKAAGLTDVRTLPQLAVYDDPGHLLVQYYQSRALGVLTPGEAQEWHAAMAQARAQGSFVLAVPHHCAVGTRP
- a CDS encoding DUF86 domain-containing protein, producing the protein MSPLAERLAEPKRHLDHLRALRPRVAGPETLRRDLSLHNDVLFSLLTVCQLVIDVSGELAARRGERFEDYAGAVRSLAADSRFPPHLVRELERLPGFRNVLVHEYVALDMARVVEALDRLEPVEEFLEIARTVVEGGPL
- a CDS encoding nucleotidyltransferase domain-containing protein: MNEQLGSQRDVGAALAAHLAARPPAGVVSVYLFGSRAAGRAHRESDVDVAVLLRWDAFPTSRERFEARLRLIADLSTALGRNDIDLVVLNDAPPLLGRHVVTTGRRLLCTDLEADHVYVRDVQLRAADLQPWLERMARIKLDALRR
- a CDS encoding nuclear transport factor 2 family protein, producing the protein MRDARVAAAAILAMLVLSPLLGWGTASADHGAGVPLKDYVPRTRDEAEIVRLIGTVAAGWERKDVDLILSAYAPDAVQRAWNDPTTMIGVAGIRGEALGAFADPALGHVRFEDWIHRIYIVNGSALVEINQKFHGWGRDHYYRDFWMFARRDGRWRLIRYDYEPQSPFDRR
- a CDS encoding TauD/TfdA family dioxygenase is translated as MKTIEPTGQILGATVRGLDLSEPLSDADFALILKLLGAHGVLHFPGQKLEARALRDFSRRFGRIQATLSGRHHEPGMPEVGILSNIIANGEPIGITDAGQDWHTDMSYNETIGFLNVLYAVKVPRRDGRVLGATMFANTQAAYEDLAPELKARLRTATATHDFNKFWENMRRRPGSLRDPLTPEQRRKRPPSVHPVFLTHPITGKTVLYCNPGYAIRINELDEAESERMLALLFDHQLQPKYQWTHHWTEDDVLVWDHIGTLHNAVADYGPEEHRLMKRCQVMADRIFDPAFLRAALSPAA
- a CDS encoding YhjD/YihY/BrkB family envelope integrity protein gives rise to the protein MRLWSRALEYLDRDLWQADLSARSPVARLGLRLLRLLVVIARAVQDRQINLRAMALVYSTLLSVVPLLAVSFSVLKAFGAHQLIRPTLAEALEPLGPRGVEITDRIVQFVDNIQVGVLGAVGVAGLLYTALMLLDNIEDGLNRIWRARRGRSLIRKVSDYLSLLLVGPVLIFAALGLMTAMQSHWLVQRLFGVSALQAVAIFLAGQVAPFLFLCVAFAFLYAVVPNTRVRPASALVGGAVAAILWHLAGLAFTAFIAGSTRYTAIYSSFAVLVVFLIWLYVSWLIVFVGAQIAYFYQYPSSYLAARQRQGLTFRERLALAALVEITRRALTGQPPARVEEIAVTIDAPVKSLEDVIDDLVARGVLLRAAEPEGVALARGPDEVTAADVLAIVADPEEAPADDVVRLPAAVAAVLGARDRALHEALGRVTLRTLAGEPPREAAVTPLVRHRER
- a CDS encoding glucan biosynthesis protein D is translated as MISRRTLLKSVPLLALASKSFPLPLAAAPSTTKSHPFDFAWLKGQARWRAQTSYRQLPQVLPNALIEMDWDRYQAIRFRPERALWVGQDVAFQVRFFHPGRGFKDPIRMYEVVNAQARPIPYDPAMFDLSESGVNATALPKELGFAGFRVHFHADWDLDVAAFLGASYFRAVGGEKQYGLSARGLAIDTGLDRPEEFPIFEAFWLERPERGASRLTVYALMDSPSLAGAYRFDIVPGQTLTMDVDAALYPRRPIERLGIAPLTSMFLHGENDRRIADDWRPEIHDSDGLAIWTGRGERIWRPLVNPGGVRVNSYFDEDPRGFGLLQRDRRFDHYQDDGAYYDRRPTAWIEPRTSGGRGWGKGAVQLVEIPTADETFDNIVAFWHPAHKPQPGDEQLFAYRLHWGAQVPHEPPLGRVVATRNGVGGIVGQKRKYFSWRFAIDFAGGQLATLAKTAKVEAVISASRGAIEIVAARPQVEIQGYRATFDLRPTDDSVEPIDLRLYLRLGHDALTETWVYQWTPPPPSQRRRWIAPGA